Below is a window of Desmonostoc muscorum LEGE 12446 DNA.
ATTGAAGCTGGTGATACACTCAACGGATTACTCTTGGCTGAGGTTGCTTATGGTTATGGAGTTGTGCCAATTTTATACCAAAGCCTCAAGCGATCGCCAGTAAAATTAATGCCTTCTGATAATATACAACTTGCGGTTGGCGATCGCCTCATTGTTCTAGCGAATAGTAACAGCCTTCAGCGCATTGAACGCGGCGAAATGTTTAAGAGAAGTTGGCAAGTAGAGGTCGAGAAAGCATTAGCTCAAGATGCGATTTTTGACGGTGCTAACGAAATAAGTATTATCTCAGGATGCAACATCGGCACAGCAAGAAAATTGATGGATAATTTGCCTGGACGGCTACCAAAAGCATTATATAAACAACAAGCTCTGCGCCTAGTGCGGAGGCTAAGTAAATTAAGAGTTACAGCTCGTTTGAAACCATTTTCTGATGATAGAGATAATTGAAGAAGAATGCAGAAGTGAGAACTCTGAATTCTGAATCAAGAGCCTGGGTGATTAAATTATGACTTATTTTTTGTGAAATGAATCTTGTCAATTAGTTAGAAAATGTATGACTACAGACAGATGCAATTTTATGTTGCGTTATGTTATTTTTGATATAAAACAAATAGTGTTAAAGAGTTCAAAATTCAGAATTGGTGAATACTTCACCCATAAACCGAAAAGTTGGAATTAAAGCTTGCGAACTTGCCGCATTCATCAAAAAATCCGACTGCAATTGCTCTGAAATTCTGACTCAGGAATTGCTGAATTCTTCTTCATCAAGTGCAGGGGGAAAACCGTACTTATTGGATAGGTTTTCTGCATCATACTATCTAAGTTTAGCTGGATACAATCAAAGTGTGGCTTAATGAATGCTGTTTTCTCTAAAATCTATACAGCATTAGCAGGAGAGCGAAAATATGGGAAATCAATTCAAAACAGCTGCTTTGCTAGCTGCACTAAGTGGTCTTTTGATAGCAATTAGTTACTGGGTAATTGGTGGTAGTAGTGGCTTGATTATTGGAATCGGCTTAGCAGCAGTAACAAACCTGTTTTCTTGGTATCAATCAGATAAAATTGCCCTTGCAGTATATCAGGCACAACCTGTCAGTGAAAGGGAAGCACCGGGACTTTATCGAATAGTGGAAAAGTTATCTCGTCGTGCTAATATTCCTACACCCAGAGTTTATATTGTTCCTAGTCAAACTGCTAACGCCTTCGCTACAGGGCGCGATCCAGAACACGCTGCTGTTGCTGTTACTGAAGGCATTTTGAATATATTACCAGAAGACGAACTCGAAGGCGTTATCGCCCACGAATTCACCCACATTATTAATCGTGATACCCTCACACAAGCGGTTGCTGCTACAGTAGCTGGTGCCATTTCCTTCCTAGCGCAAATGGTGAGTTATAGCCTTTGGTTTGGCGGTGGTTCACGAAATGACAACAGAGGTGGAAATCCTTTGGGTGTTTTATTAACAGTAATGCTTGCACCATTAGCTGCAACAATCATTCAGCTGGCAATTTCACGCACAAGAGAATTCTCCGCTGATGCTGGTTCTGCTAAATTAACTGCTAATCCCCGCGCTTTAGCTAGGGCGCTACAAAGGCTAGAAGCTACAGCAAAGCAGATGCCTTTAAATACCAATCCAGCTTTTGAGCCATTATTAATTATCAATTCCATCTCTGGACAATTTTTAGGTAACTTATTCTCCAGTCATCCTGCTACAGAAGCACGAGTTGCAGCATTGCTGAAATTAGAGCAACAACTGACAACAAAAGCTTAATTAGTCCTTTGTTATTAGTCATTAGTGATTTAAAAAATCGAGAATGACTAATAAATAACGCTTTACAGGGTGCATTTTTCATCGATAAGTAAAGTTTGTAATTCAGGATGTTTTAAGTATGAATTCTAACAACATCGAATCCATTGAAGCGACATTTATTGAATCTACTGAATCGACAGTAATTGTAGAAATTAGTTCTCAAACTGAGGAATTAGTGGAAGTTGAAATGGCTGATGAAAGTGATGAAGTAAAGCGCGAAACCAAAGCGCTGATTGAGGCACTAAAAAGACGCGCCCAAGCTGAGGCTGATTCAGCAGGTACTGTTACCCGCGAAACCTATTTAAATGCTGTGCGTCGAGCAAGAGAATTGATTGAAGGAAGGAAAGTTATGGAGCGCGATCGCGTTAATATAGAAAATGCTTGGGCGGTAATTCAAGACGAAGCCCAGAGAAATTGGCACTTGATGATGAAAGATGTAGTAGAATTCAATTTTCGCCTGCAAAAAGCTGCCAAAGCTGCTTGGGAAGCCTTCAATCACCCTTACTCTCAAAATTAAATAGGGTAATGCGATCGCAGTTCATATCGATTAGATCAATGTAGGGGCGTACAGCTGTACGCCCCTACAGTTTGAATTGCCAGGGAATCACCCTAAACCCAGAAAATTTTGGAAATTAGCGGTAAAATTATATTATTTAGACTAAATATAACGGTTCCCATTCAGATGGGGTACAACATGATATCGCCAGGTGTAGGGGCACGGCACTGCCGTGCCCCTACAGGTGTACTATAACAATTTCCAGATGACCAAAAAATTCCATGCTATGGTAGTCCTCTTATGAGTGACAAACAAATCTTCTCTCTACACTACTAATTTATAAATTAAGGCTGATTACTATATATGAACAATCAACTGTACGATCAAGATTTTAATCTTTGGCGAGAAAGTATTATTGAGCAAATTAAAGAACATCGTTTTAATGATATAGACTGGGAGCATTTACTTTTAGAATTAGAAGACATGGGAAAGTCAGAAAAACGGTCGTTTATTAGTAATTTAACAATCTTGATTGCTCATTTACTCAAGTTGACCGTTCAATCTGATGCTCCTGATATGATGAAAGGAAGCTGGTATAGTTCTGTGACAGAACATCGTTTTCGAGTAAAAAAGGATTTGGAAGAAAATCCTTCTTTTAAAAATTATATTACTGAGGTTATTTCTCAAGCCTATGCTGATGCTCGCAAACTGGCAATTAAAGAAAGTAAAAACGCTAAATTAGGAGTTAGAAAACCTGGGGAAGCAGAATATCCTTTGGATTGTCCTTTTCTTATTGAACAATTATTAAATGAAGATTTTTATGGAGACAGTGATTAACAGTTACGATACAAAAAAAATAGATCCTCGTAGGGTAGCACAGCTGTGCTACCCTGCTAAAACGAGAAATACTATATCAAGTTCAGATAATTAGTTATGATTCCTATAGTAGTCATTGCACTCCAAAGAGCCAAAGCTAGGCTTTGTCTCCCCTCCCCGATGCTTTGGGGTGGGGTTCTCCGTGTAATTCCAAATTTCACAAAATATCTGCCAACTTTACCAGCAGACTATTTGCTAAATCCATTAATCTGATACTATCCGCATCATCAATATTTGCACCACCAGCTAATAGATTTCTCACAGCAGATAACCTATCATCTACTTCAGGAC
It encodes the following:
- a CDS encoding zinc metalloprotease HtpX; its protein translation is MGNQFKTAALLAALSGLLIAISYWVIGGSSGLIIGIGLAAVTNLFSWYQSDKIALAVYQAQPVSEREAPGLYRIVEKLSRRANIPTPRVYIVPSQTANAFATGRDPEHAAVAVTEGILNILPEDELEGVIAHEFTHIINRDTLTQAVAATVAGAISFLAQMVSYSLWFGGGSRNDNRGGNPLGVLLTVMLAPLAATIIQLAISRTREFSADAGSAKLTANPRALARALQRLEATAKQMPLNTNPAFEPLLIINSISGQFLGNLFSSHPATEARVAALLKLEQQLTTKA
- a CDS encoding DUF29 domain-containing protein translates to MNNQLYDQDFNLWRESIIEQIKEHRFNDIDWEHLLLELEDMGKSEKRSFISNLTILIAHLLKLTVQSDAPDMMKGSWYSSVTEHRFRVKKDLEENPSFKNYITEVISQAYADARKLAIKESKNAKLGVRKPGEAEYPLDCPFLIEQLLNEDFYGDSD